One window of Athalia rosae chromosome 2, iyAthRosa1.1, whole genome shotgun sequence genomic DNA carries:
- the LOC105685705 gene encoding uncharacterized protein LOC105685705: MYSLKMCQRTIILLLLVSSTYSQFFDFYKIKSYVKFFDIRDLYTNDTGNSLWQGILKDCSKKTSFSCIQKNVYTYLDDTFTDRENITVFDGFYMTKNDLDYHKYSAEYNENERENDVEEGGESKSDESGDGTKRTDDETPDIEDEFEEPLSPLEEVTNAIHGKAIEFLATRNYEVQLPSFFFEGATIKVSPKEVDEDGALIRVDFKQRDLSTQGRFFKKIKKFIQSKLVTSFLALLLIIKLIKIKFMFVIPFLFGVGTAKKLFLKLLLFLIPAFAHVFKLCSSYYSSGTKYHHHHHQIAHHHHHVPVPVPIPAYHDHHHPHHHESEDNFEGYDYAHPHIQYRKDVEELKEWGIEPYDDPGVVAYGPYAQVVDPSAGQYGMPQYAANARPVGLPNHLGPFEKYAPQNQMKYDKPPGPHDNPNPNIRHTLNNLGPTQLNKNRIGTKGGVANLGPIGNHAQNLAFNGYLDDVRLTRATPPVTESNLQKGHHQPFNPQTRPVNGFQKSVSFATKSDNSNTADNWFGDNALRGQQAIKSPVFVHATPTAQTYGQSLNAATQNLMKPFQHPSNALPNSQQAFQHPLALNPSATSVQKPVYNHQQQSQKQTNGVETLKQELPDVATNNQPRRYDDDYYGPILGRLDEIFKQLRFAEEVCRERLICSMYKNPANYTPHSNLVSNELSREPEELRQGNKESVSGRRFQRYLNAARTGQDGGDCPRLYACYISSK; the protein is encoded by the exons atgtacagttTAAAAATGTGCCAAAGGACGATAATCCTCTTGCTCCTCGTGTCATCGACGTACTCgcagtttttcgatttctacAAAATCAAATCCTACGTAAAGTTCTTCGACATCAGAGATCTCTACACGAATGACACGGGCAATTCGCTTTGGCAAGGAATTTTGAAAGACTGCTCGAAGAAGACGTCGTTCTCCTGTATCCAGAAAAACGTCTACACTTACCTGGACGATACCTTCACCGACAGGGAAAACATCACGGTGTTCGATGGCTTCTATATGACGAAGAACGATTTGGATTACCACAAATATTCGGCGGAATacaacgaaaacgaaagagagaacgaCGTCGAGGAAGGTGGAGAATCGAAGAGCGACGAATCCGGAGACGGTACGAAAAGAACCGACGACGAGACTCCGGATATCGAGGACGAGTTTGAGGAACCATTATCGCCACTGGAAGAAGTAACGAATGCGATTCACGGCAAGGCTATAGAGTTCTTGGCTACCAGAAATTACGAAGTTCAGCTGCCCTCGTTCTTCTTTGAAGGAGCAACGATCAAAGTCAGTCCAAAAGAAGTTGACGAGGACGGGGCCCTGATAAGAGTTGATTTCAAACAAAGAGATCTCTCCACCCAGGGGAGATTCTTCAAGAAAATAA AGAAATTCATCCAGAGCAAATTGGTGACCAGTTTCCTCGCCCTCTTGTTGATCATAAAGTTGATAAAGATCAAATTCATGTTCGTCATTCCGTTCCTGTTCGGCGTCGGGACTGCGAAGAAATTATTCCTGAAGTTGCTTTTGTTCCTGATACCGGCGTTCGCCCACGTTTTCAAATTATGTTCCAGTTACTACAGTAGCGGGACTAAatatcaccatcatcatcatcag ATCGctcaccatcaccaccacgTGCCAGTTCCGGTTCCGATTCCGGCGTACCACGACCATCATCATCCTCACCATCACGAATCGGAGGATAATTTCGAGGGCTACGACTACGCGCATCCTCACATCCAGTACAGAAAGGACGTCGAGGAATTGAAGGAATGGGGAATCGAGCCGTACGACGATCCGGGTGTAGTCGCATACGGTCCTTACGCCCAAGTCGTTGATCCGTCAGCCGGTCAATACGGGATGCCTCAATACGCGGCTAACGCCAGACCGGTCGGTCTTCCCAATCACTTGGGTCCGTTCGAGAAGTACGCGCCCCAGAACCAGATGAAATACGACAAGCCACCGGGGCCCCACGACAATCCGAATCCCAACATACGGCACACTTTGAACAACCTCGGTCCGACCCAgttgaacaaaaatcgaatcggaACGAAAGGTGGCGTCGCCAATCTGGGGCCGATCGGCAACCACGCGCAAAATTTGGCGTTCAACGGGTATCTCGACGACGTGAGACTCACGCGGGCCACGCCGCCCGTCACCGAGTCGAATCTGCAAAAGGGACACCATCAGCCGTTCAACCCCCAAACGAGGCCCGTCAACGGCTTTCAGAAGAGCGTCAGCTTCGCCACGAAATCCGACAACTCCAACACGGCCGACAATTGGTTCGGCGACAACGCTCTCCGGGGTCAACAGGCGATAAAGAGTCCCGTTTTCGTCCACGCGACTCCGACAGCGCAGACTTACGGTCAGTCGCTGAACGCCGCCACCCAGAACCTGATGAAACCGTTTCAGCATCCCTCGAACGCCTTGCCGAATTCTCAGCAGGCGTTTCAGCACCCGCTCGCCCTGAACCCGTCAGCGACGAGCGTCCAGAAGCCGGTTTACAACCACCAGCAGCAATCTCAGAAGCAAACCAACGGCGTCGAGACGCTGAAACAAGAATTACCGGACGTTGCGACCAACAATCAACCGAGGCGATACGACGACGATTATTACGGACCGATTCTCGGCCGCCTCGACGAAATATTCAAACAACTGAGATTCGCCGAGGAGGTGTGCAGGGAGCGTTTGATATGCAGCATGTACAAAAATCCGGCGAATTACACACCGCACAGCAATCTGGTGTCGAACGAACTGTCAAG AGAACCGGAAGAACTGAGACAGGGGAACAAAGAGAGCGTTTCGGGACGACGCTTCCAGCGATATCTGAACGCTGCGAGGACCGGACAAGATGGCGGTGATTGCCCGAGGCTTTACGCCTGTTACATAAGCAGCAAATAG
- the LOC105685748 gene encoding uncharacterized protein LOC105685748 — protein MKMRSLILIAVVASASASQDFLSTSLNRCIDADSWSSCLKSEVLGYLDGKLGTTTEARSLDTVDEAIVSRTFKYLKSFDYGIDIPFVDASLKYRPSRSLADLDVVFKDNEVATSQARGLLKKKLLLPFLLLLKLKLKALMPIFVAIIGLKALKALVLSKLAILLVVGFIAVQFFKKGGMGAPMGMSMDAASSIYGAPPTPSSTSSYDPANTWDGNGPYSRVWTPTNGVEAQNLAYNYYSGSSSPSASSSYGSPSSSSGSSSSTSTNY, from the exons ATGAAAATGCGTTCGCTCATCTTGATAGCCGTAGTGGCGAGTGCGTCGGCGTCTCAAGACTTTCTATCGACGTCTCTGAACCGCTGCATCGACGCCGATTCGTGGAGTTCCTGTTTGAAAAGCGAAGTACTCGGATACCTGGACGGAAAATTGGGAACCACCACCGAGGCGAGGTCCCTGGACACCGTCGACGAAGCCATAGTATCGAGAACGTTCAAGTACCTCAAAAGTTTCGACTACGGAATCGACATCCCGTTCGTTGACGCGAGTCTCAAGTATCGACCGAGCAGGAGCCTCGCTGACCTTGACGTGGTATTCAAGGACAACGAAGTGGCGACCAGCCAGGCTCGCGGTCTTCTCAAGAAGAAACTACTCCTGCCCTTCCTCCTTCttctgaaattaaaattgaaggCTCTGATGCCGATCTTCGTCGCCATCATCGGGCTCAAGGCGCTCAAAGCTTTGGTTCTGTCGAAATTGGCGATCTTGTTGGTCGTCGGATTTATCGCGGTGCAATTCTTCAAGAAGGGAGGCATGGGAGCGCCGATGG GCATGTCGATGGACGCGGCCTCGTCCATTTACGGAGCGCCTCCCACcccgtcgtcgacgtcgagttACGACCCCGCCAACACGTGGGACGGCAACGGGCCCTATTCCCGGGTTTGGACCCCGACCAACGGCGTGGAAGCCCAAAATTTGGCTTACAATTATTACTCGGGTAGTAGCTCGCCCAGCGCTTCGTCTTCGTACGGATCACCGTCGAGTTCCTCGGGGTCTTcgtcctccacctccaccaaTTATTAG
- the LOC105685706 gene encoding uncharacterized protein LOC105685706, translating into MAQPKSISDRIVFGQVRRSERLIRIFEVVLRVVSFTSYPYGVYFASFAMMKLYVLCALVALAAAQPAKTDFWRGTSMDTMVDQMKTDCAQKNDEISCMKFKVLNLLDQIFRKDSFKVSETVEVTRNSYPVEEVSARGEGSFLETVQSYLASHDVTFKLPFESSVKVSPRNIDDDELTFNVKFGEGRAVQEARKSKLKKVIIPILVFVLLKAMTLIPLAIGVLGLKAWNALQLSFFSFVVSVGLAIFQLCKKIAADSHAAPLAAHGPWEYQAAQYRAFDQPEIVQQESAQDLAYAGYSKQ; encoded by the exons ATGGCCCAGCCCAAAAGCATCAGTGATAGAATCGTCTTCGGTCAAGTTCGGCGGTCAGAGCGATTGATTAGAATCTTCGAAGTCGTTCTTCGTGTGGTTTCTTTCACGTCATACCCCTACGGCGTCTATTTTGCCAGCTTCGCAATGATGAAGTTATACGTTTTGTGCGCCCTCGTCGCTTTGGCAGCTGCCCAACCGGCCAAAACAGACTTCTGGAGAGGCACGAGCATGGACACAATGGTCGATCAAATGAAAACCGACTGCGCCCAGAAGAACGACGAGATATCTTGCATGAAGTTCAAGGTCCTCAATCTCCTCGATCAGATCTTCCGCAAAGACAGCTTCAAG GTATCAGAGACGGTCGAGGTGACTCGCAACTCGTACCCGGTCGAAGAAGTCTCCGCTCGCGGCGAAGGATCCTTTTTGGAAACGGTCCAGTCCTACCTGGCCTCCCACGACGTCACTTTCAAATTGCCCTTCGAATCCTCGGTGAAGGTCAGCCCGCGCaacatcgacgacgacgagctcACGTTCAACGTGAAATTCGGCGAAGGTCGCGCCGTCCAGGAAGCTCGTAaatcgaaattgaagaaagtcATCATCCCGATCCTTGTTTTCGTTCTATTGAAGGCGATGACTTTAATTCCGTTGGCTATCGGCGTCCTTGGCCTGAAAGCCTGGAACGCTCTTCAGCTTTCTTTCTTCAGCTTTGTTGTTTCCGTCGGTCTGGCGATCTTCCAACTCTGCAAGAAAATCGCCGCCGACAGTCACGCCGCTCCCCTAGCAGCGCATGGCCCCTGGGAGTACCAAGCGGCGCAATACCGCGCTTTCGACCAGCCCGAAATTGTCCAACAGGAGTCCGCGCAGGATCTCGCCTACGCCGGATACAGTAAACAGTGA
- the LOC105685747 gene encoding uncharacterized protein LOC105685747, whose product MKVFVIISLSLLGSLAAAQPQDATTTTEVFKNIYYRCMDSESMLSCVKPKVLAYVSEAVKQDKIKITEDLAIVKSREVPDDNVEEYYHQYDTADPTRRELLRSLMLEKLDSYLSSHQLEAKLPEAIAGSNIVPRALVESVPSSLTVPLGDVQVGQGRSFVKKVMIPFLLGLKFKATALVPLALALIALKTWKALTLGLLSLVLSGAMLIFKLTKPKVAYEVVHYGHPPVEHAPHWDTAPQGPYRGYRK is encoded by the exons ATGAAGGTTTTCGTTATAATTTCGTTGTCCCTTCTGGGCTCGCTTGCCGCTGCCCAGCCGCAGGACGCAACCACCACGACGGAGGTCTTCAAGAACATTTACTACAG ATGCATGGATAGCGAATCTATGCTGTCCTGTGTTAAGCCAAAGGTGTTGGCTTACGTGAGCGAGGCTGTTAAACAGGACAAGATTAAGATCACGGAAGACCTGGCCATAGTTAAGTCACGCGAGGTACCCGATGATAACGTCGAGGAGTATTACCACCAGTACGATACCGCCGATCCGACCAGAAGGGAACTCCTCCGCTCCCTCATGCTGGAAAAATTAGACTCCTACCTATCCAGTCATCAGCTCGAGGCTAAACTTCCAGAGGCGATCGCCGGATCCAACATCGTCCCTAGGGCGCTCGTCGAGTCCGTACCCTCGAGTCTCACGGTGCCCTTGGGCGACGTCCAGGTTGGGCAAG GTCGCAGCTTCGTGAAGAAGGTGATGATCCCGTTCCTCCTCGGTCTCAAGTTCAAGGCTACCGCTCTGGTGCCCCTGGCGCTGGCTCTGATCGCTCTGAAGACGTGGAAGGCCCTCACTCTGGGTCTCCTTTCTCTCGTTCTCAGCGGCGCCATGCTCATTTTCAAACTTACGAAGCCCAAGGTCGCCTACGAGGTTGTCCACTACGGACATCCCCCCGTGGAACACGCTCCTCATTGGGACACAGCGCCCCAAGGACCCTACCGCGGctacagaaaataa